Proteins encoded together in one Microcebus murinus isolate Inina chromosome 16, M.murinus_Inina_mat1.0, whole genome shotgun sequence window:
- the EPB41L1 gene encoding band 4.1-like protein 1 isoform X5, with protein MTTETGPDSEVKKAQEEAPQQPEAAAAVTTPVTPAGHGHLEANSNEKHPPQQDTRPAEQSLDMEEKDYSEADGLSERTTPSKAQKSPQKIAKKYKSAICRVTLLDASEYECEVEKHGRGQVLFDLVCEHLNLLEKDYFGLTFCDADSQKNWLDPSKEIKKQIRSSPWNFAFTVKFYPPDPAQLTEDITRYYLCLQLRADIITGRLPCSFVTHALLGSYAVQAELGDYDAEEHVGNYVSELRFAPNQTRELEERIMELHKTYRGMTPGEAEIHFLENAKKLSMYGVDLHHAKDSEGIDIMLGVCANGLLIYRDRLRINRFAWPKILKISYKRSNFYIKIRPGEYEQFESTIGFKLPNHRSAKRLWKVCIEHHTFFRLVSPEPPPKGFLVMGSKFRYSGRTQAQTRQASALIDRPAPFFERSSSKRYTMSRSLDGAEFSRPASVSENHDAGADGDKREEDGESGGRRSEAEEGEVRTPTKIKELKPEQETTPRHKQEFLDKPEDVLLKHQASINELKRTLKEPNSKLIHRDRDWERERRLPSSPASPSPKGTPEKANESQRTQDTSQQDLVPEPGAAAGLEVFTQKSLAASPEGSEHWVFIERKYTRPEELCLLRVATTQQEESEAGLADILADGRLSKVDVLVDKFKVEVATEEMVGTRRANTQQRGRMIASPEDFESVWEEGLWVKEGPGGAAPAAGCTLAKKLLEGSELGADTRKATIRNHCISDSQLEGQTELRKGLEELQTCGRPTAPGTRPAEVDVSSPASDKGGLQSFLLDPAHMEARADSSDETDTSFAERSFYLNYGENSEDHAPPPSLEEREEHLDAPFGDETRLELNSSDLGSSAADSSRNKDEAHTASSEEEAELFKNHGRPADLKGPSPEQTFTEEWEEAQWGTKGEFTHPTASAAKELEGLVSGDLSGKAEKSPPARLKNHSSHGRGDVHPDTQVCALPWAIPPNVRKPGKLDRGNFLFKERGAVHTQTGRPEMEDREASAFLHMEVIIPLPASPDHLEALEALEEASPSLAPHGSGKPSELKDPFGEQSPVFLKHIHPSKESPEPKDQVGLVVPFDTGGERRAPPVTSRKPRVIPEDAEGAIPLGLVLTSGKQKMTSFQAGGQEGSLEDISKTSVANKIRIFETHGAETHRASQGETRALLNEVSSEAPTGQVEQQRNKLLDLGFVQLQPPGDFTSPKATHSPMMPLATRHFGEGGSTASHQEGRTELELMSPDSGCETTLEETTGNKSGDAIRGETRFTSLAANTPGKGGHLRFASPSGPQRAGLREGSEEKVKPPRPRAPESDTGDEDQDQERDAVFLKDNHLAIERKCSSITVSSTSSLEAEVDFTVIGDYHGSAFEDFSRSLPELDRDKSDSETEGLVFARDLSKGHPSQDDESGGIEDSPDRGACSTPDMPQFEPVKTETMTVSSLAIRKKIEPEAVLQTRVTTVDSTQENSLKSGKGAAAMIPGPQTVATEIRSLSPIIGKDVLTSTYGATAETLSTSTTTHVTKTVKGGFSETRIEKRIIITGDEDVDQDQALALAIKEAKLQHPDMLVTKAVVYRETDPSPEERDKKPQES; from the exons ATGACAACAGAGACAGGCCCTGATTCTGAGGTGAAGAAGGCACAGGAGGAGGCCCCACAGCAGCCTGAGGCCGCTGCTGCTGTGACCACCCCTGTGACCCCTGCAGGCCACGGCCACCTGGAGGCCAACTCCAATGAGAAGCATCCGCCCCAGCAGGACACTCGGCCTGCTGAACAG AGCCTAGACATGGAGGAGAAGGACTACAGTGAGGCTGATGGCCTGTCAGAGAGGACCACGCCCAGCAAGGCCCAGAAATCACCCCAGAAGATTGCCAAGAAATACAAGAGTGCCATCTGCCGAGTCACTCTGCTTGATGCCTCCGAGTATGAGTGTGAGGTGGAG AAACATGGCCGGGGCCAGGTACTATTTGACCTGGTCTGTGagcacctcaacctcctggaaaAGGACTACTTTGGCCTGACCTTCTGTGATGCGGACAGCCAAAAG AACTGGCTGGACCCCTCCAAGGAAATCAAGAAGCAGATCCGGA GCAGCCCCTGGAATTTTGCCTTCACAGTCAAGTTCTACCCCCCTGACCCTGCCCAGCTGACGGAAGACATCACAAG ATACTACCTGTGCCTGCAGCTGCGGGCAGACATCATCACGGGCCGGCTGCCCTGCTCTTTTGTCACGCATGCCCTGCTGGGCTCCTATGCTGTGCAGGCTGAGCTAGGTGACTATGATGCTGAGGAGCATGTGGGCAACTATGTCAGCGAGCTCCGCTTCGCCCCTAACCAGACCCGGGAGCTGGAGGAAAGGATCATGGAGCTACACAAAACATACAG GGGCATGACCCCAGGAGAAGCAGAAATCCACTTCCTAGAGAACGCCAAGAAGCTTTCCATGTATGGAGTAGATCTGCACCATGCCAAG GACTCTGAGGGCATCGACATCATGTTAGGTGTCTGTGCCAATGGCCTGCTTATCTACCGGGACCGGCTGAGAATCAATCGCTTCGCCTGGCCCAAGATTCTCAAGATCTCCTACAAGAGGAGTAACTTCTATATCAAGATCCGGCCGGGGGAG TATGAGCAGTTTGAAAGCACTATTGGCTTTAAGCTCCCAAACCACCGGTCAGCCAAGAGACTATGGAAGGTCTGCATCGAGCATCACACATTCTTCCG GCTGGTGTCCCCTGAGCCTCCACCCAAGGGCTTCCTGGTGATGGGCTCTAAGTTCCGGTATAGTGGGAGGACACAGGCACAGACCCGCCAGGCCAGTGCCCTCATCGACCGGCCTGCACCCTTCTTTGAGCGCTCCTCCAGCAAACGGTACACCATGTCTCGCAGCCTTGATGGAG CAGAGTTCTCCCGCCCAGCCTCGGTCAGCGAGAACCACGATGCAGGGGCTGATGGTGACAAGCGGGAGGAGGATGGCGAGTCTGGGGGGCGGCGgtcagaggctgaggaaggagaggtCAGGACCCCCACCAAGATCAAGGAGCTGAAG CCGGAGCAGGAAACCACGCCGAGACACAAGCAGGAG TTCTTAGACAAGCCAGAGGACGTCTTGCTGAAGCACCAGGCCAGCATCAATGAGCTCAAGAGGACCCTGAAAGAACCCAACAGCAAACTCATCCACCGGGATCGAGACTGGGAGCGGGAGCGTAGGCTGCCCTCCTCACCCGCCTCCCCATCCCCCAAGGGCACCCCTGAGAAAGCCAATGAG TCCCAGAGGACCCAGGACACCTCTCAGCAGGACTTGGTACCTGAGCCTGGAGCAGCCGCAGGCTTGGAAGTGTTCACTCAGAAAAGCCTCGCAGCGTCTCCTGAG GGTTCAGAGCATTGGGTATTTATAGAAAGAAAGTACACTAGGCCAGAAGAACTCTGTCTCCTAAGAGTGGCTACCACGCAGCAGGAAGAAAGTGAGGCAGGCCTTGCTGATATCCTTGCTGATGGCAGACTCTCCAAGGTAGATGTTCTGGTGGACAAATTCAAAGTTGAAGTAGCGACAGAAGAAATGGTGGGAACCAGAAGAGCAAACACACAGCAGCGAGGGAGAATGATCGCAAGTCCTGAAGACTTTGAGTCAGTGTGGGAGGAAGGCCTCTGGGTCAAGGAAGGGCCTGGAGGGGCTGCCCCAGCTGCAGGCTGCACATTGGCAAAAAAGCTCCTGGAAGGGTCTGAGCTTGGGGCAGATACCAGGAAGGCCACCATCAGGAACCACTGCATCTCAGACAGTCAGCTGGAGGGCCAAACAGAGCTGAGGAAGGGGCTGGAAGAGCTCCAGACCTGTGGGAGACCCACTGCCCCAGGGACTAGGCCAGCAGAGGTAGATGTCTCCTCTCCAGCCTCAGACAAGGGAGGACTGCAGTCGTTTCTATTGGATCCAGCCCACATGGAAGCCAGAGCCGACTCAAGTGATGAAACCGATACCTCCTTTGCAGAGAGGAGCTTCTATTTAAACTATGGAGAGAACTCAGAAGACCATGCTCCCCCTCCATccctggaggagagagaagagcacCTGGATGCCCCTTTTGGAGATGAGACCAGACTGGAGCTGAATTCCTCAGACCTGGGGAGTTCTGCCGCAGATTCCAGCAGGAACAAGGATGAAGCCCACACAGCTTCCTCAGAGGAAGAAGCAGAGCTGTTCAAGAACCATGGAAGACCAGCTGATCTGAAGGGACCCTCTCCAGAGCAGACATTTACTGAGGAATGGGAAGAAGCCCAGTGGGGGACAAAAGGAGAGTTTACCCACCCAACAGCCAGTGCAGCTAAAGAGTTAGAGGGCCTTGTGAGTGGAGATTTGTCAGGAAAAGCTGAGAAAAGTCCCCCAGCACGATTGAAGAACCACTCGTCTCATGGAAGAGGGGATGTGCATCCAGACACCCAGGTGTGCGCCCTTCCATGGGCCATCCCTCCGAATGTCAGGAAGCCAGGCAAACTGGACAGAGGCAACTTCCTATTCAAAGAGAGGGGAGCAGTTCACACCCAGACAGGAAGACCTGAGATGGAGGACCGTGAGGCCTCAGCATTTCTTCACATGGAGGTGATCATCCCTCTGCCAGCCTCCCCTGATCACTTGGAGGCTTTGGAAGCTCTGGAGGAAGCTTCTCCAAGCCTAGCCCCTCATGGGTCAGGGAAGCCTTCGGAGCTCAAGGATCCCTTTGGAGAACAGTCCCCTGTATTCCTCAAACATATCCATCCTTCTAAAGAGAGTCCAGAGCCCAAGGACCAAGTAGGGTTGGTTGTGCCTTTTGATACAGGAGGTGAGCGCAGGGCACCTCCTGTCACCAGCAGAAAGCCCAGAGTTATCCCTGAAGATGCTGAGGGGGCCATACCCCTGGGGTTGGTGCTCACTTCGGGGAAACAAAAGATGACCTCTTTCCAGGCTGGTGGCCAAGAGGGCTCCCTGGAAGATATTAGCAAGACCTCAGTGGCCAATAAAATCCGGATATTTGAGACCCATGGAGCTGAAACTCACCGAGCGAGTCAGGGTGAAACAAGAGCCCTTCTAAATGAGGTGTCTTCAGAGGCCCCCACGGGACAGGTAGAGCAACAGCGAAATAAGCTTTTAGACTTGGGCTTTGTTCAACTCCAGCCCCCAGGGGACTTTACCAGCCCCAAAGCTACACATTCCCCAATGATGCCTCTGGCTACCAGACACTTCGGGGAGGGCGGTTCCACTGCATCCCACCAGGAAGGACGCACAGAACTAGAACTCATGTCCCCCGATTCAGGCTGTGAAACCACGCTGGAGGAAACTACTGGG AACAAATCCGGAGATGCGATCAGGGGAGAGACACGCTTCACCAGCTTAGCAGCGAACACCCCTGGAAAGGGGGGGCACCTGAGATTCGCCAGCCCCTCAGGCCCTCAG AGAGCAGGGCTCAGGGAGGGCTCGGAGGAGAAAGTCAAACCACCACGTCCCCGGGCCCCAGAGAGTGACACAGGAGATGAGGACCAGGACCAGGAGAGGGACGCGGTGTTCCTGAAGGACAACCACCTGGCCATTGAGCGCAAGTGCTCCAGCATCACGGTCAGCTCCACGTCCagcctggaggctgaggtggacttCACGGTTATTGGTGACTACCACGGCAGCGCCTTTGAAGACTTCTCCCGCAGCCTGCCTGAGCTTGACCGAGACAAAAGCGACTCAGAAACCGAGGGCCTGGTGTTCGCCCGGGATCTCAGCAAGGGGCACCCCAGCCAAGATGATGAGTCTGGGGGCATCGAGGACAGCCCGGATCGAGGGGCCTGTTCCACCCCGGATATGCCCCAGTTTGAG CCTGTGAAAACAGAAACCATGACTGTCAGCAGTCTGGCCATCAGAAAGAAGATTGAGCCAGAGGCTGTACTGCAGACCAGGGTCACCACTGTGGACAGCACACAG GAGAACAGTCTCAAGTCCGGGAAGGGGGCAGCTGCCATGATCCCAGGCCCACAGACGGTGGCCACGGAAATCCGTTCTCTTTCTCCG
- the EPB41L1 gene encoding band 4.1-like protein 1 isoform X2, which translates to MTTETGPDSEVKKAQEEAPQQPEAAAAVTTPVTPAGHGHLEANSNEKHPPQQDTRPAEQSLDMEEKDYSEADGLSERTTPSKAQKSPQKIAKKYKSAICRVTLLDASEYECEVEKHGRGQVLFDLVCEHLNLLEKDYFGLTFCDADSQKNWLDPSKEIKKQIRSSPWNFAFTVKFYPPDPAQLTEDITRYYLCLQLRADIITGRLPCSFVTHALLGSYAVQAELGDYDAEEHVGNYVSELRFAPNQTRELEERIMELHKTYRGMTPGEAEIHFLENAKKLSMYGVDLHHAKDSEGIDIMLGVCANGLLIYRDRLRINRFAWPKILKISYKRSNFYIKIRPGEYEQFESTIGFKLPNHRSAKRLWKVCIEHHTFFRLVSPEPPPKGFLVMGSKFRYSGRTQAQTRQASALIDRPAPFFERSSSKRYTMSRSLDGAEFSRPASVSENHDAGADGDKREEDGESGGRRSEAEEGEVRTPTKIKELKPEQETTPRHKQEFLDKPEDVLLKHQASINELKRTLKEPNSKLIHRDRDWERERRLPSSPASPSPKGTPEKANESQRTQDTSQQDLVPEPGAAAGLEVFTQKSLAASPEGSEHWVFIERKYTRPEELCLLRVATTQQEESEAGLADILADGRLSKVDVLVDKFKVEVATEEMVGTRRANTQQRGRMIASPEDFESVWEEGLWVKEGPGGAAPAAGCTLAKKLLEGSELGADTRKATIRNHCISDSQLEGQTELRKGLEELQTCGRPTAPGTRPAEVDVSSPASDKGGLQSFLLDPAHMEARADSSDETDTSFAERSFYLNYGENSEDHAPPPSLEEREEHLDAPFGDETRLELNSSDLGSSAADSSRNKDEAHTASSEEEAELFKNHGRPADLKGPSPEQTFTEEWEEAQWGTKGEFTHPTASAAKELEGLVSGDLSGKAEKSPPARLKNHSSHGRGDVHPDTQVCALPWAIPPNVRKPGKLDRGNFLFKERGAVHTQTGRPEMEDREASAFLHMEVIIPLPASPDHLEALEALEEASPSLAPHGSGKPSELKDPFGEQSPVFLKHIHPSKESPEPKDQVGLVVPFDTGGERRAPPVTSRKPRVIPEDAEGAIPLGLVLTSGKQKMTSFQAGGQEGSLEDISKTSVANKIRIFETHGAETHRASQGETRALLNEVSSEAPTGQVEQQRNKLLDLGFVQLQPPGDFTSPKATHSPMMPLATRHFGEGGSTASHQEGRTELELMSPDSGCETTLEETTGNKSGDAIRGETRFTSLAANTPGKGGHLRFASPSGPQRAGLREGSEEKVKPPRPRAPESDTGDEDQDQERDAVFLKDNHLAIERKCSSITVSSTSSLEAEVDFTVIGDYHGSAFEDFSRSLPELDRDKSDSETEGLVFARDLSKGHPSQDDESGGIEDSPDRGACSTPDMPQFEPVKTETMTVSSLAIRKKIEPEAVLQTRVTTVDSTQVDGSTSVGKEFITTTPSITTETISTTMENSLKSGKGAAAMIPGPQTVATEIRSLSPIIGKDVLTSTYGATAETLSTSTTTHVTKTVKGGFSETRIEKRIIITGDEDVDQDQALALAIKEAKLQHPDMLVTKAVVYRETDPSPEERDKKPQES; encoded by the exons ATGACAACAGAGACAGGCCCTGATTCTGAGGTGAAGAAGGCACAGGAGGAGGCCCCACAGCAGCCTGAGGCCGCTGCTGCTGTGACCACCCCTGTGACCCCTGCAGGCCACGGCCACCTGGAGGCCAACTCCAATGAGAAGCATCCGCCCCAGCAGGACACTCGGCCTGCTGAACAG AGCCTAGACATGGAGGAGAAGGACTACAGTGAGGCTGATGGCCTGTCAGAGAGGACCACGCCCAGCAAGGCCCAGAAATCACCCCAGAAGATTGCCAAGAAATACAAGAGTGCCATCTGCCGAGTCACTCTGCTTGATGCCTCCGAGTATGAGTGTGAGGTGGAG AAACATGGCCGGGGCCAGGTACTATTTGACCTGGTCTGTGagcacctcaacctcctggaaaAGGACTACTTTGGCCTGACCTTCTGTGATGCGGACAGCCAAAAG AACTGGCTGGACCCCTCCAAGGAAATCAAGAAGCAGATCCGGA GCAGCCCCTGGAATTTTGCCTTCACAGTCAAGTTCTACCCCCCTGACCCTGCCCAGCTGACGGAAGACATCACAAG ATACTACCTGTGCCTGCAGCTGCGGGCAGACATCATCACGGGCCGGCTGCCCTGCTCTTTTGTCACGCATGCCCTGCTGGGCTCCTATGCTGTGCAGGCTGAGCTAGGTGACTATGATGCTGAGGAGCATGTGGGCAACTATGTCAGCGAGCTCCGCTTCGCCCCTAACCAGACCCGGGAGCTGGAGGAAAGGATCATGGAGCTACACAAAACATACAG GGGCATGACCCCAGGAGAAGCAGAAATCCACTTCCTAGAGAACGCCAAGAAGCTTTCCATGTATGGAGTAGATCTGCACCATGCCAAG GACTCTGAGGGCATCGACATCATGTTAGGTGTCTGTGCCAATGGCCTGCTTATCTACCGGGACCGGCTGAGAATCAATCGCTTCGCCTGGCCCAAGATTCTCAAGATCTCCTACAAGAGGAGTAACTTCTATATCAAGATCCGGCCGGGGGAG TATGAGCAGTTTGAAAGCACTATTGGCTTTAAGCTCCCAAACCACCGGTCAGCCAAGAGACTATGGAAGGTCTGCATCGAGCATCACACATTCTTCCG GCTGGTGTCCCCTGAGCCTCCACCCAAGGGCTTCCTGGTGATGGGCTCTAAGTTCCGGTATAGTGGGAGGACACAGGCACAGACCCGCCAGGCCAGTGCCCTCATCGACCGGCCTGCACCCTTCTTTGAGCGCTCCTCCAGCAAACGGTACACCATGTCTCGCAGCCTTGATGGAG CAGAGTTCTCCCGCCCAGCCTCGGTCAGCGAGAACCACGATGCAGGGGCTGATGGTGACAAGCGGGAGGAGGATGGCGAGTCTGGGGGGCGGCGgtcagaggctgaggaaggagaggtCAGGACCCCCACCAAGATCAAGGAGCTGAAG CCGGAGCAGGAAACCACGCCGAGACACAAGCAGGAG TTCTTAGACAAGCCAGAGGACGTCTTGCTGAAGCACCAGGCCAGCATCAATGAGCTCAAGAGGACCCTGAAAGAACCCAACAGCAAACTCATCCACCGGGATCGAGACTGGGAGCGGGAGCGTAGGCTGCCCTCCTCACCCGCCTCCCCATCCCCCAAGGGCACCCCTGAGAAAGCCAATGAG TCCCAGAGGACCCAGGACACCTCTCAGCAGGACTTGGTACCTGAGCCTGGAGCAGCCGCAGGCTTGGAAGTGTTCACTCAGAAAAGCCTCGCAGCGTCTCCTGAG GGTTCAGAGCATTGGGTATTTATAGAAAGAAAGTACACTAGGCCAGAAGAACTCTGTCTCCTAAGAGTGGCTACCACGCAGCAGGAAGAAAGTGAGGCAGGCCTTGCTGATATCCTTGCTGATGGCAGACTCTCCAAGGTAGATGTTCTGGTGGACAAATTCAAAGTTGAAGTAGCGACAGAAGAAATGGTGGGAACCAGAAGAGCAAACACACAGCAGCGAGGGAGAATGATCGCAAGTCCTGAAGACTTTGAGTCAGTGTGGGAGGAAGGCCTCTGGGTCAAGGAAGGGCCTGGAGGGGCTGCCCCAGCTGCAGGCTGCACATTGGCAAAAAAGCTCCTGGAAGGGTCTGAGCTTGGGGCAGATACCAGGAAGGCCACCATCAGGAACCACTGCATCTCAGACAGTCAGCTGGAGGGCCAAACAGAGCTGAGGAAGGGGCTGGAAGAGCTCCAGACCTGTGGGAGACCCACTGCCCCAGGGACTAGGCCAGCAGAGGTAGATGTCTCCTCTCCAGCCTCAGACAAGGGAGGACTGCAGTCGTTTCTATTGGATCCAGCCCACATGGAAGCCAGAGCCGACTCAAGTGATGAAACCGATACCTCCTTTGCAGAGAGGAGCTTCTATTTAAACTATGGAGAGAACTCAGAAGACCATGCTCCCCCTCCATccctggaggagagagaagagcacCTGGATGCCCCTTTTGGAGATGAGACCAGACTGGAGCTGAATTCCTCAGACCTGGGGAGTTCTGCCGCAGATTCCAGCAGGAACAAGGATGAAGCCCACACAGCTTCCTCAGAGGAAGAAGCAGAGCTGTTCAAGAACCATGGAAGACCAGCTGATCTGAAGGGACCCTCTCCAGAGCAGACATTTACTGAGGAATGGGAAGAAGCCCAGTGGGGGACAAAAGGAGAGTTTACCCACCCAACAGCCAGTGCAGCTAAAGAGTTAGAGGGCCTTGTGAGTGGAGATTTGTCAGGAAAAGCTGAGAAAAGTCCCCCAGCACGATTGAAGAACCACTCGTCTCATGGAAGAGGGGATGTGCATCCAGACACCCAGGTGTGCGCCCTTCCATGGGCCATCCCTCCGAATGTCAGGAAGCCAGGCAAACTGGACAGAGGCAACTTCCTATTCAAAGAGAGGGGAGCAGTTCACACCCAGACAGGAAGACCTGAGATGGAGGACCGTGAGGCCTCAGCATTTCTTCACATGGAGGTGATCATCCCTCTGCCAGCCTCCCCTGATCACTTGGAGGCTTTGGAAGCTCTGGAGGAAGCTTCTCCAAGCCTAGCCCCTCATGGGTCAGGGAAGCCTTCGGAGCTCAAGGATCCCTTTGGAGAACAGTCCCCTGTATTCCTCAAACATATCCATCCTTCTAAAGAGAGTCCAGAGCCCAAGGACCAAGTAGGGTTGGTTGTGCCTTTTGATACAGGAGGTGAGCGCAGGGCACCTCCTGTCACCAGCAGAAAGCCCAGAGTTATCCCTGAAGATGCTGAGGGGGCCATACCCCTGGGGTTGGTGCTCACTTCGGGGAAACAAAAGATGACCTCTTTCCAGGCTGGTGGCCAAGAGGGCTCCCTGGAAGATATTAGCAAGACCTCAGTGGCCAATAAAATCCGGATATTTGAGACCCATGGAGCTGAAACTCACCGAGCGAGTCAGGGTGAAACAAGAGCCCTTCTAAATGAGGTGTCTTCAGAGGCCCCCACGGGACAGGTAGAGCAACAGCGAAATAAGCTTTTAGACTTGGGCTTTGTTCAACTCCAGCCCCCAGGGGACTTTACCAGCCCCAAAGCTACACATTCCCCAATGATGCCTCTGGCTACCAGACACTTCGGGGAGGGCGGTTCCACTGCATCCCACCAGGAAGGACGCACAGAACTAGAACTCATGTCCCCCGATTCAGGCTGTGAAACCACGCTGGAGGAAACTACTGGG AACAAATCCGGAGATGCGATCAGGGGAGAGACACGCTTCACCAGCTTAGCAGCGAACACCCCTGGAAAGGGGGGGCACCTGAGATTCGCCAGCCCCTCAGGCCCTCAG AGAGCAGGGCTCAGGGAGGGCTCGGAGGAGAAAGTCAAACCACCACGTCCCCGGGCCCCAGAGAGTGACACAGGAGATGAGGACCAGGACCAGGAGAGGGACGCGGTGTTCCTGAAGGACAACCACCTGGCCATTGAGCGCAAGTGCTCCAGCATCACGGTCAGCTCCACGTCCagcctggaggctgaggtggacttCACGGTTATTGGTGACTACCACGGCAGCGCCTTTGAAGACTTCTCCCGCAGCCTGCCTGAGCTTGACCGAGACAAAAGCGACTCAGAAACCGAGGGCCTGGTGTTCGCCCGGGATCTCAGCAAGGGGCACCCCAGCCAAGATGATGAGTCTGGGGGCATCGAGGACAGCCCGGATCGAGGGGCCTGTTCCACCCCGGATATGCCCCAGTTTGAG CCTGTGAAAACAGAAACCATGACTGTCAGCAGTCTGGCCATCAGAAAGAAGATTGAGCCAGAGGCTGTACTGCAGACCAGGGTCACCACTGTGGACAGCACACAG GTTGATGGGAGTACCTCGGTGGGGAAGGAGTTCATAACAACCACTCCCTCCATCACCACGGAGACCATATCAACCACCATG GAGAACAGTCTCAAGTCCGGGAAGGGGGCAGCTGCCATGATCCCAGGCCCACAGACGGTGGCCACGGAAATCCGTTCTCTTTCTCCG